The genomic segment CTCTTGTCTTGACTCAACatacttttttgacattttagacTCGTAACTCCAGTTTGAAATTTTTTACCCAAAatcacattttgacagattatatgatcaaaatgacttttgacaatttgtttgtaataattatataataaagttacttttcagtacagatggtgtttttttttacgcgctAGCGCGAGAAGTATAAGTAGAGGAAGACTtcgaagggccatctgtactgcaaGACGTtgtatgatacacgtgcgaaaaaggaaattcataactcaTGTCAACTTAAGATACTCCCTCcggtcccgttttaatttatcgtccctcgtttcgaacttccttttctccgcacttgtatcgtaaatcgtaatgtctattataaaaaataaaataatgtacaacaaaaagcgatatagcTAAAGATTTAGGGTGGatatgaaaaatgtcattttgatatactttgacaaatgtcaaaataaattatacagaTTTTGATAAATGCTTTTTGCCGGCCGGGACCATAATATTCATACTAATGCCTGATTTAGAGTCTAAATCAGGCATTAGTATGAATATTATGGTCCCGGCCGGCAAAAAGCattttagacggcgtgcgaactcgcatgcgattttagttacattgcgggctgttgaggttacatacaattttgcacagccatcaaataccgcaatgtaataaaactcgtatacgagttctcgtaccgtctaaatgggccctaattcGTGTTACGAGTAACAAGGCACGCTAATTTTTAATGGAATTATTTTATGCCTGAAATAATTTATATCTGggaaacataaatattatttagttaaaatgcTACTCTAATACCGAACACAACAGGCTTTAAATTAAATAGCTTCATTTGGGCGCACAGTTTAAATAAACTAGCGTTTTATACGCAACGCGTCGTTTGTCGATTGCcgagagaggtcattgcccttccccgcTGCCGCGCTGATACCTACACTACCCGCGCCGCGTGGATTGCGCCCGCTTGACTCGATCGTACGCAAATAAAATTAAGAgcgcattcaacgaaaacgtcgtaataatgtaaaattgatagttttagtcggcaaaatgctacactttccgtcatctaaaagacttattaagttcaggattcggttaggacatcttcttaacttacatgttgtgagactggatttttaaaaactaactcacttaattaattatgattttttttctggtgcatgtttaggaaaacccgcaaaaagtgctgacttagtccgcctaatttgtaaaatttggatagttttgaatgcttcaagtggtaaatatgtattatgtatatcctgtactacaatcttctgagactacttctttgttataaggctttagaatagagtaaatgaggatatgatgaatccaatttgtttcagaaatcacctcagaataagtgtcaattcctTTGAAAACTTacttgtttttgaagtagttttaatataaaaataatctgcaacgcttacttaaacagattttatgcaaaagttttctattaattgcaatttaatatttttgacgattttttaaaaatgcctccttattaccggttacgcgcgcttgcgatgtcagtaccgcggcagagcttctAGAGGCAGGACGtgtgttagtccgctccgcacgcggctcgacgatcgcgaagttattttgtcattgtgtgcggcacccgccgtgtccaaaaccgcacttgtgtgcgtgtttggctgtactgttgcatgtatactgcgaccgaaaactttgatccttgggttgacgactttggtaagtaactaattaacttgactaatatttttagtaagtattatttattattgaatataattttaggttactgactcgtctcaacaaaatctttgacaatagatggtactcaggatctgatgatgaagtcagatggtagtcatgagttctcatcaaccagatcttgaaaccatttcgtgtttgggctcttttgattcgcctcaacaagatctttgacaagaggtgatggtacccaggatctgatgatgaagccggaaggtagtcatgagttctcatcaaccaggtcttgaaaccatttcgtgtttgggctcgtttgatttgcctcaacaagatctttgacaagaggtgatggtacccaggatctgatgatgaagccggaaggtagtcatgagttctcatcaaccaggtcttgaaaccatttcgtgtttgggctcgtttggttcgtctcaacaagatctttgacaagagatggtacccaggatctgatgatgaagtcagatggtagtcatgagttctcatcaaccaggtttTAAAACCAcatcgtgtttgggctcgtttgattcgtctcaacaagatctttgacaagagatgctacccagggtctgatgatgaagtcagatggtagtcatgagttctcatcaaccaggtatTAAAACCAcatcgtgtttgggctcgtatgattcgtctcaacaagatctttgacaagagatgctACCCAggttctgatgatgaagtcagatggtagtcatgagttctcatcaaccaggtcttgaaaccacttcgtgtttgggttcgtctgattcgtctcaacaagatctttgacacgTGATATTAATAATCGAAGTTTGATAATTAAACCAAAATTTCTAGTTTTTGCATAAGTATATTTTctaatacttattataaattggtttCAGTTTAACACTGGTACTAGCAATGGggaaagacaaaaaataccaaTGCCttcaaaaacgaaaaaaatggAACCGTTGCGTTTTACAGAATGCAAGAGAAGCTCTAAGGTATGtcacaataatattatttataaatatttacagaACTGAAATGAAACTTTTAATCGTCGAAAGTTTTAATCGTCTTATGCCTTAATTATATTTTCTGATATTATCGACACCTGTCAGATGTAGAAAGATTAAATTTCTAACAATTAACAATTTCAagcattttatttatctttttggAATAAGatgttttaattatattgatattATTACAAATCATTTCAGATTGAAAAAGCTACAAGTTTCAAATAATAGTAATGCTCCTATAAGTAATGGTCCCAATGTTCAACAAACCGATCCCTTCAACGAGGTAAAAACCATAACTACACTTATTGAGTCTTTCAGTTACACGCTGGCAAAAAAGagcagaaaataataggggcaccaccgtctatgtaaaccactttgcatgtggcaactattttgacacttttgtatgagaaatgtaagtgttgctgatagtgttgatgAATAGTTCCATTTCTTTtcctttttgccaagctgtacatAGGTTATTTATTTGAGTTCTGGAAATTTATATTTAGATTTCTATTCTATCAGTCTTTCGTTGGCCGCAGACGCCCCTCAGGAAGCAGGAGGAATTTCGTCAAGTTTTTCTATATAGTTTCTATATAAAGTatttgtctgtatgtgtgtgtgtgtgtgtgtgtgtgtgtgtgtgtgtgtgtgtgtgtgtgtggctgTCTATCAGTCTCTACGAGTTTTGTAAGCAAATTATCAGGTAAAAATTAATACTTTCACTTAGGGCgaaatatttaagtacttttaccTTTTTTTAGATCAATGACCAAACTTTAGATGACAATGACCAAACAACATTTCAAAATGATAACGGTAAATCACCACAACAAAATGTACAGTTTGATGAAGAGATTGAAGAGCGGAATGAGGCGGAAGAAATATCCCTTACAATAGAAAAAGAAATAGAAGATTCCGAAGTAAGTTTaactaaatttttatttaaataataaagtaaataaatagattataggacattctttttacacatattatacatataaaaaaaacttacataaataaaataactaaatatttatCGAAATTATCTTACACTAGAtagaaaaatacttatataaataactaaatattgaATGGAAATATTTCACACTAGATAGAAAAATAATTAGACAAATAAAAGAACTAAAAAGTTCAATAGGAATAAAATAACTAGATAGGAAACATCTTATACTAATAGGTTAGATATGTGAAATCACTGAAATAAACTCCCTTACATTCCTTAAATATTGAAATTGTTTCAGGTACCTAATTATGTCGTTCAGGGGCGGAGAGTGattgattttgaatattttatgaCACAGTTAACTGCTATTGAATCACATGGTGATAAATTCGGTTGTAGGCTGAGCAATCTGAAAATAGTTCAAGAAAAACAAACCGGACTCAAATCGGTATTTTCTTATAAATGTCGTATGTGCGGTTTAAAATTTGTACTTAACACTTGCGACGATGATGCTATGAAACTCGACGTCAACGCTGGAGCAGTATCTGGAGCAATCGTGACCGGAATTGGATGGTCAAATCTTAATGAAATCAATGCCTCGATGGATTTACCAACTATGTCGTTCAATTTGTACAGCTCTACACACGACGATGTTGCAGAAATATGGCGTATAACTGCTGAGCAAACTATGCAGAAAGCTGCCGAAGATGAACGAGAAGCCGCAATAATACGGGGCGATGTCAATGATGCAGGAATAGCAATGATACCAGTAGAAGCAGACGCCTGTTGGAGTAAACGTTCATACAGAACAAATTACTCTGCTTTATCTGGTGTGGCAGCCATCGTTGGCGAACATACCGGTAAAGTATTGCATGTTGGGGTACGTAATCGGTATTGCGTGATATGTGCACGTGCTCAAAAAAAAGGTTCCTCCTCGTGAACATCAGTGCAGTAAAAATCATCATGGGTCAGCCACAAGCATGGAGTCAGCGATATTAGTAGAAGGTTTTAAATGTTCAATTGCAGAAAGAAATTTAATATACAAAACTTTGATAGCCGATGGAGATTCCAGCACCTACAAGAGTATTCTTGAGAGTCGACCATATCCGGACGTACATATTGAAAAAATAGAGTGCACTAATCACCTGTTGCGAAACTATAACGGTAAAAACATGCAATTGCAAAAAGATACTTCGATCCCATTACGTGAACGCAAACTCCTAACAGATGATCGGCTTACAAGACTCCGTACAGCTATTCGCTCGGCGAGCAAATTCAGAAGAAACGAAAACAACTCCATcgaaactaaaattaaaaacttacaaGTGGACATCATGAACAGTATACGCCATATTTTTGGAGACCACGGGGACTGTGCTGATTATTATTGCACGCAACAACGAAAAACTGAGCAAAATTTAGTTCCACTCGTACCTTGTTTGCTGACAAAACTACAAAAGAACGCATCGAAATTGGCACTCCACTCTAGAAGTCTGTTAGCAAACTATACTAACAACCGAGCTGAGCAATTTAACAGCATGATTGCAAAAGTAGTAGGTGGCAAGAGGATAAATTACTCATTGAAAAATTCATACAAAGCACGATGCTATGCTGCAATTGTGGCTTTTAATACCGGAAAAGCACAGCACACTTTGTATAAAACACTTTGGAATAAGAGTCCTGGACTATCTTTGAAACGTGTGGAGGGAAAGAGACATGCGCAAAACACGCTTCGCTCAGAGAAACCTAAGCGCTGTAgaaaaaaaatcctcttcaccAAAACTGACGGGCACTACGGCCAGGAATACCAGCGCCCAGATATGGACCAAAAAGACTTTGATCAGGCCAAAGATCTTTTCTTGAACCATTTAAAAAAACAGGCAGCTAACCGGTCCGAAATAGAACGCAGCACTGTTCTACAGGCTGAAAGCGCATTGTGGTTAGAATTGAGGAGGTGCATTCTAACAGCATCGATATTTGCGAAAATATGCAAGAGACGCGCCAACCTGAATTCAGCACCTTTGGTCAAAAcagttttatataattatgacttgagCCATGTTCCTTCCATAAAACATGGAAAGGAGAATGAAGGAGAGGCTCTGGCGCAACTTGCTGCACAAGAAAACATAGTAATTGAGAAATGCGGGTTGTTTATAGACAAAGACCACTGTTTTCTTGGTGCTTCTCCAGACGGCATCTGCGATGAAGGGGTAGTGGAAATTAAATGCCCATTTTCCGCATTTGGTGTCGACCCCAACGATGCgattaagaataaaaaaattaagtgttTCAAAACAGACAAAGCCGGGAACTTTGTCATGGATATGAACCATGAGTGGTTTTATCAGATTCAGGGACAACTGCATATTGCAAATAAACCTATTTGTGTATTTGCAATATGGACTAGCCCTGAATTCTCTATGAAAGTTGTAAGAGTGCCCAAAAATGACGATTTCTGGGAACAGAAAATGTTAccaaaattgacaaaattttACCATACTTGTGTCCTTCCAGAAATAATAGATCCGAGAAAATCACGTTCCATGCCAATCAGAGAAATAAAACTCTAGATATATTGTCTAAATTGTCTTCGATTACCGCTTACCGCGACACTTACACGACATCAAAgtagttttaactataaaactcccgtgagactcatacatatttaaaaatattttaagcgggttactcacgtattaagtcgatatagcgttcgacgctacatcgaacgctatatcgacttaatacgtgagtaacccgcttaaaatatttttaaatcaaagtagTTCATCAAGGAACCAAGCAAAACATAGATTCTGTATACCTTTTGCGTCATTTGGATTTCTAGAGTGGAATGCCAGTTGTGATGCGTTCATGGGCCGTCTGAGTTTCATGTAAATGTAAATGTGTCCCTGTAGCATacttactgaataaatgtttaaaaataaaattgtgcattaaccatcgttgaaatatatactcgtagtcttgtgttgtatgaTTTTTTGTATTGAATGGTGCTCATTGTATTTGGTCagcttttttgcatttttttagtACAATATTCATGTATAAATGTATCGTTCTAATGATGGCGTAAGTTTGAATTGTCCTGTTTGTCACTGTCATCGCATTCATCTGAAAATTTTATGATTATGGAGTTATTCGTGAACTGGAAAGAAACTTGAGGTTCATTTATACTGGCTCATTATCTAAAGTAAATAGTTGTTCACAAAAATGAAGTTAATTAACTGGATTTAATTTGTAATGGAAAAGCAGTTTAGTTTAAATTTATAACACGACCTAATTTGGATATCGTAGGTCATCATTATCAGCCTATcctcgtccactgctggacataggcctctcctaatgcacgccactgctcccgatcttcagctaatctcatccagccaACACCAAACACCAGATATCGTAGGTACTTCACATTATTTTTAGTACTGTCGTCATCTacttgtttaattattttttgaattttttgaacCCACGATGTATGATTATAATAGTAAACCTAGAAtgttgttaaataaaatatttaatgtatACTGGTATTTTGTATTAAAAGTATTGAAACTTTCTTGAGCCAGATTTTTTCTGACATGTGTAGTGTTACTTTAACCTGTAACTCTAAACTTTGCTCTCGTAATATTCTGTTCCCTTTTAGACATTTGAGATTCTTGATATAGATAAAAACATATTCCTTTTTTGACAGTAACAAAATATTACCTTAAAAAATTGTTTGAAGATTGTActacaggatatacgtattaaGGCATGTTCACGAAATAAAGTAGCcatagaaaaattaaaataaaacgtttACTTCTTATAGTactgaaaacaaaaaacatatttatatgtaaaaacattttgaaaataaaatgtaacccAAATTTTACAGAAACTCTATGAATTGGCGAATTCCTTGACTTTGTTGCGAACACCTGCCATCAGTGTGCGTATTGAACTGTTATTGAACTGACGAGCGGCTGCGTTCCAAATTTGTTTAAAGTCAGCTTCATTGTCGGCCACTGCACCTTTCTTGAGCAGGTATCGCTTGATGTTTGCCCAATACCTTTCAATCGGGCGGAGTTCTGGGCAATTTGGCGGGTTCATGATTTTCGCAATATAACTAACGTTCTCGGCATCAAGCAAATTTAAGGTGGCTTTAGCGTAATGAGCAGATGCTAAATCAGGCCAAAATATTGGCGGAAGTGCATGTCTCCTATATAAAGGCAAAATACGCTTTTTGATGCATTCCTGTCGGTAAACATCACCGTTGATTGTGCCGGTAGTAAAAAAGCTCGAACTCTTTAACCCGCAAGAGCATATAGCTTGCCATACTAGTATCTTGGGGGCGAATTTCTCAAAAGCCACGCACTTGTGCTTTTCTGGGATATCCTCGCCAGCCGCACACGTATAAAACTGAGGCCCTGGTAAGGTTTTCATATCTTTTTTTACATATGTCTCGTCATCCATTAAAATGCACCGGCCgctattttgaattaaaaatttgCTCAAAAGTTTAGCTCGAGATTTCGCTCTTTCGAGCTGGGCGGGAGTCCTTTTGGGATTTTCTGTTTCTTCCTAGTCTGTAAATAATTTCTTCTTTTAGCGTTTTGCACGTTCCCAACcgaagtctttaattttttgGCTACATCCCGGGTAGAGGCCGATggatttcgacggaacgccgcAACTATTGCTGCGTCCAATTGCGGCTTCACGCAGCCTTTTTTGCGACCTCGGCCTGGCAGATCCCCTAGTATATTATATTCCCCAaacttttttataacttttCGCACACCATCCTTAGATATTTTGAACCGTTTTGCGAGTTGTCGCATCGAAATTCCTTTTTCTGTGCAATAGG from the Leguminivora glycinivorella isolate SPB_JAAS2020 chromosome 8, LegGlyc_1.1, whole genome shotgun sequence genome contains:
- the LOC125228674 gene encoding uncharacterized protein LOC125228674, yielding MGKDKKYQCLQKRKKWNRCVLQNAREALRLKKLQVSNNSNAPISNGPNVQQTDPFNEINDQTLDDNDQTTFQNDNGKSPQQNVQFDEEIEERNEAEEISLTIEKEIEDSEVPNYVVQGRRVIDFEYFMTQLTAIESHGDKFGCRLSNLKIVQEKQTGLKSVFSYKCRMCGLKFVLNTCDDDAMKLDVNAGAVSGAIVTGIGWSNLNEINASMDLPTMSFNLYSSTHDDVAEIWRITAEQTMQKAAEDEREAAIIRGDVNDAGIAMIPVEADACWSKRSYRTNYSALSGVAAIVGEHTGKVLHVGKEI